GAacaatactgcactgttttgctcctattcaaaatggatagcgggtatctcacagtcgagcacactcgactttagctttcttatttgtttgtattgctTAGCTCTCAAGATGATGACCATACTAAATAGTCTGGTGACCTGGGAGCAGCCGCAGCTTAAAGAGATTTGGCTGCAAATGTTCGCCAATGTGTTTTTGCCACGTTCCAGCGACGTGGTCGATGACATACGTTATCTGTGCATTGCCGAGTGCGGCAGCTGGTTGCAAATGTATCCCCACTGTTTTGTGGACTTGCGGCACTTGCAACACATCTATGATGCGCTGAAGGACAGCTGCCCCAAGGTGTGTGAAGCAAGCCTCAAAGCGCTGCTCAAACTCTTTCACAATCCAAAGCTGCAAGCCTTTTGCTTGGAGCAGGGCATCAACCATCGTGTCACGCTGCTGGGACTTTGTTTGAGCAGCGAGAGTGAGTTAGCTCAGATGTCAGTGCGCCTGCTGATCACCTACTATCGCGTGGTGCCACACATACTGGACGTGTCCATGCAACACGTGCTCGAGCAGCTCATCTTTGCCGCCCATCGTGGTGTGGCACAAGCGGCAGCCGAATTGGTTGCGCTGCGCTATAAACACGCCTCGTCTGACAAGGAACGCATTCTGGTGCTGATCGAGGTCTTTCTGGAGTTTCAACAACACGATCACACTGCTTATCTCGTTGATGCTTTCTATGGTCACATCAACGTGGTGTTGGCTTGGCAGAGCATGGTGTCCATGCTGCTGGACGACGCGACGTTGAGTGCTCGCCAGTCCACGGTGCTCATCGATATACTCACACATGCTGTGAAGCAGGCGGTGACCGGCGAGATACCCGTGGGTCGATACACGTGCGAATTGGTGCGTCAACCGCATCCATATGCCAAGGATCAGGCAGGCACTATCATCTTGCCGCACTTAGCGACACTGCTGCACAAGTATCGCAACTGCAGTCAGGATCTGCGCAATCTGTTCGAGTTGCCGCAGTATATGACGTTGGGGCATTCACAGTTGACGGATATGCTGGAGCAGTTCAAGGACTTGCTGTTCGAACAGGAGCAGCTGCTGGTGCTGCAGATGGGGGCCAAGACGCTGGAGCGTCTCAATGAGCAGCAGTTGGTGCCGTGTGATTTCCTCGAGACGCTGCTCAACAATGTTGTGACCAACTACAAGATTGCAGCCAACGCTTGGCTGGCTTATATATCAGAGAGTTCTACTAAACGTCTGCTGATGACACTGCGTTTGCTTTCGGCATTCTATGCCTGCTTCGATCTGGACAAGTGGCAGCTAAGCGACAATTTGTTGGCCATTCTGCAGCAGGCGTCTGCGAATTCCAGCGTTGCTTCGCCACCAACTGAAGCATTGACGCACTATTTGTCCATCGTTTATGTGGCGCTCTCTTGGGATCTGAAGCGAGTGCAGGACTTGGCCAATCAGAACAAGGATGTTGCTGATGAGTGCTACACGCTAAGCAATCGTTTGAAGAAATTCTTCAGTATCAACTTTGCGATCATCAAAGCAGAATCATTATTTACTGATGTGGCCTGTGATGTAAGTTTAGCAGAGATTATTCTTTATTACTATACATATGATACTATATAAACTTTCTCGTCTAGGTAAATGACATAAGTTTAGTtgagatttttatttaatactatatatatagtatactatacatacatacaatatatacttttCACACTATATAAACTTTCTCAACTAGGTGAGGTAAGTTTAGCAGATTATTCTTGTATATTATCTATACAGCATACTTTAATACTatacattcatatttttaatactataCAAACTTTCTTCTTTAGGCCTTTGTTTACCTCTGCGATCTGTTTGTGTTATTCGCGGATCATTTGCGCAAGAGCAGTAATGGATCCATTCAGGCCTTGGAATACAAATCCAAGCGCACCGACCACGAACAATTGGAAACCTTCTTGGAGCGTTATGTCTTTGATGGGACTGTTGAGGGATCTGTTGCCGAGTTGCTCGAACCGCATCAGTTTGATGTGCTGCAGAGCAAGCGGCGTGTGCTGGTCAGCTACCTCAAGCTGGTCTTCCATAATGTGATGCCCATGATGCGCGCCTGCGTTGTCTATCAATACTACGAACAGGTGAGTCGGGGAATGTAGATCAAACATCTAAGATTCAACTTATTTTGTAcatattgttaaattttcaGTCGGTTTAAATTCGTATCATACAAATAGCAACTAACCttaattcttatttttcaGTATCATCCCGTTTTTGGGGATATTATGCGTGCCACCATGGAGCGCAGTCTGTCCATGAACCCCACGAACTTTGGCATGACTGTGATGCACACCTGTCTGCTGGTCTACAGGCGCATCAGGACCAACTATCCGAATGCATTTCAAGCTGCTGCTTCACCGGATTTCAACAAGCTGCTAAAACTGGCCAAATTGTTGGCCGAGTTGTTCTACATTAAGCCACTGGAAGTGCGTTCAGGTGTGGCCATTTTACATCGTGCTGGGATCAGATTTGCTGTAGAAATAACTCCCGACGATCCATCGGCTGCTCCCAAGGATCTATTGTATCTGAGTGTCGTGCAACAGTTTGTGCCACAATTGCTCGATCAGGATATTCGCGATGTGTTGGAGTCCATGAAATTCATTGAGCAAGCTCCGTTGCCAAGTCGTTCGGATGAATGGCAACCGTTGTTTTCCTATCGCAACTCTCTGGAGATTTCCCTCAGAGTTGGCAGTCGTCGttaatatttggaaatttggTTACATTTCTAATTGTTATGCAATGAATGATATAATTTGAGACAATTAACAACTTCCATCTAGTCTATTAAACAGCACTCGAAGTTCGGTTCTGTTTAACAAACTGTGCAATTCAATATCAGAAGCAATAATTACAATTCTATTGTTTGTTCGCTATTTGGCAATAGTTTTTCATTatctttatattaatttggttctTTCAATTCCTTTCAGCTCCATTAAAGCATCCAAAATCGAACTATAATACCAATACATATTATACACATGGAATTATACTTATTGCAATATTCTACAATTTCTTAtcataataaatgcaatacttatatttttaaaatctcGATGTTTTACTAacttatttgttatatttataaatgtttttacttttatttaaaaataaaaattacaatacaaATCGGTGAGAAATGTAATTTTGacaatattctaaaataagaataatttattactttgggtatgaaatagttttgtatactttttcTATTGCTTATTTCGAAAAACATttcacatactatatatgaagAGTATTTTTATTCACTATAAACATTTGACAATTCGTAGAtcactaaatttaaaatttgacatttcatcaaaaaatgcttttaaacTCTCTGtattaaagatatttaaaaacaaatttcggAAATTTCTAGTCACATCCCTCCGTTATATTGCAATTTGTGATTGCATTTATAAACCCTACAGaactttcaattttcaatcTTATCGATGTCATAACCAGTTTGTTAATCCTTTTTGGGCTTTCAATTTTCAAACTTTGAATGGAATCGAATTGCAATGCAGACATGATGCTGCTTGTGTCAAGCGTATtacagaaatattttcaaaactatATTTGAATCACAAATACATAGAAACTGATGATGGGATATCGAAGGCATCCCTTGCGGCATTCCGGGGCATTATGACCTTTGTATGACGATTGTCAATGCCATTTCCACAGCAGCCATTTGCAGCTGAAAGCTAACGTCTGCTTTTTGTGAAAAGGTTGCATAATATGCGGATGCAGttgcagaagcagcagcagaagcagagaaGCCGTCACCCTGCATTCAATCAAATGTTGCACGGTGGAGGGAGATTGCAGCAGAGGCAGCTGCCTCCGACCGAAAATGTATCGAATTTCCATGTTGCATTCAacgaaattttcaatttcaattcgaatgctcgtcgtcgtcgccgggTGCTGACAAATTGACTCGCAATGAACCTCGCTCAAAAAAGGCTGTCAAAGGATGTGCACGAAGCACACGAGCTAACACGTCCTTTGACACCCGCTCGTCGACCCTCGACCCCCATTACCAGCAGGATCAAGGTGCAAGCAATATTCGGCATTTGGCAATTTGGGAAGTAATTCAAGTGGACGCCGTCGTGGCACTtctgttttttggttttaggTAACCCATATTGATGTCCAAGTCCATTTCCTTGGCACATGCCAAGTGTCCGGCTTGGGTGTCGCATTACGAAGACGTTCAAGTGTTTCTCTCTGCCGCCTGACGTCATAAACTGGGCCATAAAACTAGAGCAGCGTCCCATCCACAAAAATGTGGATCCAGCGGTTGTGAATGAAGGAGCAGCTCCAAGGAGGTTCAGATTTCCATCACAGCTGCGGgagcagcaacgacagcaggTCGTTAGCCACGGCAACATCTGCAATCTAAATTGGCCCATCTACAGATCAGACCAgatctttttctctctctctctcgctccctcATCATCAATTTCGCGTAACGGGCTAAAGACCGCTAGACGCAAGCGAGTCCTGCCACAATTGTATTTCACGCCCTCTCTCGGGGCAACGGGAACAGAGTTGGCCACTTGGCTGACTGCCAGCGGCACAGATGTGCTGATGCGATGCGATTcgaatcagcagcagcagcaacaacgacaacaaggcTGCGGTTGCGGTTTAACAAGATGCGTTGCCGCCTCCGACACACGCCTCCGCCTTCGTCTTCTTATTCTTCTTGGCTTGCTGCTGCCTTTCGATCGTTTTGTGCGATAAACGTTGCTCGCTTCGCCTCGATTAGTTTCTTGGCCGAGTTTCAAGCCAAAAGTGTAACAGCATTTTCTGACACACGCGCATCTGTCGTCCTGCAGAAGGGGCAACTCTGTAGGGTTGCCTTACCCCTTCTCCACACAGTCGAAATGTACCGAAATTTTGCAACGACACGTGGCACTTGATTCATATCAAATTTCTGGCCACAAATTGTATTACACACAATGCGCAACTGCAACTATTTGGGAGTTCACATTTCGTTTTCACTTTAAGAAGGGTTTCCTCTGCTTCTTCTCCGCTCTTCtcctctttatttttttggctctGCCAACTGTCAACTCATTTGAGCATATTTATTGCCAGTTGCCTGCAGCCAACGTGGGGGAGGTTGCAACTgttattaacaacaatttattgctCTCGGTTATTTTTTGGCTTAAAAAATGCAGGGAAATTTCGTATGCTGCCGTTTTATAACGCGTGCAAAACGCGTGCGGCGTTGCCAActactattttttttggcaagttGCCAATTCCCAACAATGGCGAGTTATTTTGCTGACTCCATAGAAAATAGCTtaaaaggcaataaaaatagCATTGTTTGCAAAAAATGATAAACATTTACTACTTCCAgttcaatcaaaataaatttattaagcaaTCGAACTGCAAATTCGTGTGATTGTTGTCAATCTGCTTGCATTAAGCTGAGCAATTGGCAACTATCGATATCATGCCGTGCCAAATTATAACTGCCAAAAATGGATTATCGATATTCGATGAGCACTAATTGcgataaatatgcaaataaaaaacgatTGTAGAGACGCGTTGAAAACGGTTTGCAAATTTCGTTGTATAAGATTAAATTTGTGCATTAAAGTTTCAAGAGTTGTGCAAAATCTCCAAAGTGTTAAAAAAATCTGTTCAAGCTGTTGGCGCTTCAATTGTGtaaaaagtgtttttgtaGTGTTTGTCAATCGCCGCGGACCCGCGCGTTgcttattattgctgttggcTCAACGGGCGGTCAGCGGAGTCTCCGTTTCGtaagtgtattttttttcggtgctcttgttttttttattgtgttgtgATATGTTAGTGAGTTTGTATGCTCACGCATGTGAGTGCgtgtaaaataatatacaaaatattacgtatgtatatatttatttatacatctTTCTGCAAAACACCTGTTGAAAGTCGTTGCTCACTTCAAGGAATATTTTTGGCGCAATCCAGGGCTGCATCACAAGGTATGTGCTTTGAAATAGATTATTTTGGCGTATTCCAGGGCTACATTGCAATATACACTAAGCAGAAaaagtctgcgtacaaacttaacgcgcaactttgatgttaaataaaaatagttgtattgaagatattggcttcatttttttttaaattaacaacatatctattatgaaaaaatataaccagtcttcatttatttccatcagcaacttttttaattaaaatcaaaaaacaaaaaatacaccaGTTTTCGAATCAGAAaaagtctgcgtacaaacttaaattagtttaaaaaaaaagccatttattaataaaatattacaaaattagtACGAGGTAGGATAAATAGGAAGGTTTATTGTGCCAATCAAGCGTTTTGGCATTGATTAAACCAATTTTTTGGTGAATTCTGGTGGTATTTCGATCCACTCATCCAAAATTGCTCCCGAGGGAGGAAACCGTTCGTCAAACTGGACCAAAAGGGAAATCTCAGCGGGAAATTgtcgaaattgtttttaaaacgcattctatgattaaaaaagtccaaaaaaattggAATCAAACCGGCACAGTTCAATCAAAGCCACATTCTGGTAGGCCTCCAAAGCTGACCGATCGAGAAGAG
This is a stretch of genomic DNA from Drosophila albomicans strain 15112-1751.03 chromosome 3, ASM965048v2, whole genome shotgun sequence. It encodes these proteins:
- the LOC117571139 gene encoding cohesin subunit SA-2; protein product: MSSNSKETEWNEVEEMELAELLSRSSCDENKENEETLDDDEDDMELCSPQPRNFPYSSPNNPRDNTLLKRVRNKKLKTKHICESWIKLYSSDAKAALIQLLQFVLEASGSQYLLPSNLKFPFDNMDILIMATAHFGNKSHAYPLIMKSADIYVEEICNFVQLLLSMLQTTSIISDKCFLKSFAGFLMVCSDSKVRPFRHTSTLIALKMMTILNSLVTWEQPQLKEIWLQMFANVFLPRSSDVVDDIRYLCIAECGSWLQMYPHCFVDLRHLQHIYDALKDSCPKVCEASLKALLKLFHNPKLQAFCLEQGINHRVTLLGLCLSSESELAQMSVRLLITYYRVVPHILDVSMQHVLEQLIFAAHRGVAQAAAELVALRYKHASSDKERILVLIEVFLEFQQHDHTAYLVDAFYGHINVVLAWQSMVSMLLDDATLSARQSTVLIDILTHAVKQAVTGEIPVGRYTCELVRQPHPYAKDQAGTIILPHLATLLHKYRNCSQDLRNLFELPQYMTLGHSQLTDMLEQFKDLLFEQEQLLVLQMGAKTLERLNEQQLVPCDFLETLLNNVVTNYKIAANAWLAYISESSTKRLLMTLRLLSAFYACFDLDKWQLSDNLLAILQQASANSSVASPPTEALTHYLSIVYVALSWDLKRVQDLANQNKDVADECYTLSNRLKKFFSINFAIIKAESLFTDVACDAFVYLCDLFVLFADHLRKSSNGSIQALEYKSKRTDHEQLETFLERYVFDGTVEGSVAELLEPHQFDVLQSKRRVLVSYLKLVFHNVMPMMRACVVYQYYEQYHPVFGDIMRATMERSLSMNPTNFGMTVMHTCLLVYRRIRTNYPNAFQAAASPDFNKLLKLAKLLAELFYIKPLEVRSGVAILHRAGIRFAVEITPDDPSAAPKDLLYLSVVQQFVPQLLDQDIRDVLESMKFIEQAPLPSRSDEWQPLFSYRNSLEISLRVGSRR